A region of Panicum virgatum strain AP13 chromosome 8N, P.virgatum_v5, whole genome shotgun sequence DNA encodes the following proteins:
- the LOC120684856 gene encoding tropinone reductase homolog At5g06060-like — protein sequence MSVVDTNRPEAAASNEEITATDASPREKVRQPGRWSLCGKRALVTGGSRGIGRVVVEELVALGAAVYTCSLEEEELVERLKEWQAMDLPVARSVCDVSVHDQRERLLREVTDHFGGNLDILVNNAGTAIRKSAMEHSAGEYSFLMATNLESAYLLCLLAHPLLKASGSGSIIFVSSIAGVVALFSGPIYGMTKASLNQLAKKMACEWAKDNIRINSVAPGYISTSLTERIFSDKELKDNIVRRTPIRRVGEPDDISFMVVFLCMPGSSYITGQTIPVDGGMTINGFYPKYD from the exons atgtcgGTTGTTGACACTAACCGGCCGGAAGCAGCAGCTAGTAATGAGGAGATAACTGCGACGGATGCTTCACCTCGTGAGAAGGTAAGGCAGCCGGGGAGATGGTCACTCTGTGGCAAAAGGGCCCTGGTCACGGGAGGCAGTCGTGGCATCGG GCGtgtggtggtggaggagctGGTGGCGCTGGGAGCAGCTGTGTACACCTGCTccttggaggaggaggagctggtcgAGCGCCTAAAGGAGTGGCAGGCCATGGACCTCCCCGTTGCAAGATCCGTCTGCGACGTCTCCGTGCATGACCAGCGGGAGCGCCTACTCCGCGAGGTCACCGACCACTTCGGCGGCAACCTTGACATCCTC GTAAACAATGCTGGGACAGCCATAAGGAAATCAGCTATGGAGCATTCTGCAGGGGAATACTCATTTTTGATGGCCACTAATCTTGAATCTGCATATCTTTTGTGCCTACTTGCTCATCCTCTTCTAAAAGCATCTGGGTCAGGAAGTATTATTTTTGTATCTTCAATTGCTGGAGTTGTAGCCTTGTTTAGTGGACCGATTTATGGTATGACTAAAG CTTCCTTGAACCAATTAGCAAAGAAGATGGCATGCGAATGGGCAAAGGACAACATAAGAATTAACTCTGTTGCTCCAGGTTACATCTCTACTTCACTTACAGAGCGA ATTTTCTCAGATAAGGAACTGAAGGATAATATTGTGAGGCGAACCCCAATTAGGCGTGTTGGAGAACCGGATGACATATCCTTCATGGTTGTTTTTCTTTGTATGCCTGGTTCGTCTTACATTACTGGCCAAACAATCCCTGTTGATGGAGGCATGACAATTAATGGGTTCTATCCGAAATACGACTAG